A window of Phytoactinopolyspora mesophila contains these coding sequences:
- a CDS encoding serine/threonine-protein kinase — translation MTVIADRYVLGDLLGTGGMARVVAAYDRALDRDVAIKLVHDAYAGDPTSRERMLREARAAAGLHHPNIVAVFDVGESGGRPFIVMERVTGGTLTDRLRDGRGLSLDETIAIADATLAGLQAAHARGLAHRDIKPSNMLLPDSGGVKIADFGIAKALAETAAGLTGTGQILGTPRYLAPERALGQPATPATDLYSLGVVLYQCLTGEVPFKADTPLAEALAHQRDPVPSLTRAVPHVPLGLVRVVERALAKNPAERFPDAGSMRRALSDSRVDSTRVLDRADGQSAPPSSWDAPPTTVLAQSAGPPRPEEADARSRRGRRAPSGGRRWLVLASVVGVTAALIVVLLIANQPDGSSEQTATGPELPADDTAHESGDPPGDDDPENAEPDETDGDADTDEADRGQVSDDAGDGPTDLDQLISALALDAAEAGEKGEDLFDELRKLREERSGPKRAEKARKLIEKTGSWMVDGELDNQTGRTAVTVLEFESRPDDPALADISNLHAEVAVDMGRWGDKADNLVSKLDDVLETRNARQRSEEAEDLLDDLAKWIADDEIDAELGQHARAVLRAARSS, via the coding sequence ATGACTGTCATAGCTGATCGATACGTGCTCGGCGACCTTCTGGGCACGGGTGGCATGGCTCGCGTCGTCGCCGCGTACGACCGTGCGCTCGACCGCGACGTCGCCATCAAGCTCGTCCACGACGCCTACGCCGGCGATCCGACCAGCAGAGAGCGCATGCTGCGCGAAGCTCGTGCGGCCGCCGGGCTGCACCACCCGAACATTGTCGCCGTGTTCGACGTCGGCGAGTCCGGCGGACGCCCGTTCATCGTCATGGAACGGGTCACCGGCGGCACCCTCACGGACCGGCTGCGGGACGGACGAGGGCTGAGCCTCGACGAGACGATCGCCATCGCAGACGCTACGCTGGCCGGTCTTCAGGCCGCTCATGCGCGCGGGCTGGCGCACCGCGACATCAAGCCGTCCAACATGCTGCTCCCCGACTCTGGGGGCGTCAAGATCGCCGACTTCGGCATCGCGAAAGCTCTCGCCGAAACCGCTGCCGGACTGACCGGAACCGGTCAGATCCTGGGCACGCCACGCTACCTGGCCCCGGAGCGCGCACTCGGCCAGCCCGCGACGCCCGCGACCGATCTCTACTCCTTGGGCGTTGTCCTCTACCAATGCCTGACCGGCGAGGTACCTTTCAAAGCCGATACCCCACTTGCCGAAGCCCTGGCCCACCAGCGCGACCCAGTGCCCTCCCTGACGCGGGCCGTGCCACATGTGCCGCTGGGCCTGGTGCGCGTCGTGGAACGGGCCCTCGCGAAGAACCCGGCCGAGCGGTTTCCCGACGCCGGGTCCATGAGGCGCGCGCTCAGCGACTCCCGGGTTGATTCCACTCGCGTTCTCGACCGTGCTGACGGCCAGAGCGCCCCTCCCTCCAGCTGGGATGCACCGCCGACGACGGTCCTCGCCCAATCAGCCGGGCCGCCGCGGCCAGAAGAGGCCGACGCTCGTTCTCGTCGCGGCCGGCGCGCACCGTCCGGTGGGCGGCGCTGGCTCGTCCTGGCATCCGTCGTCGGTGTCACAGCGGCGCTGATCGTCGTACTGCTCATCGCCAACCAGCCCGACGGCTCGAGCGAGCAGACCGCGACCGGCCCGGAACTACCCGCCGACGACACCGCTCACGAATCCGGTGACCCACCCGGTGACGACGATCCGGAGAACGCCGAGCCGGACGAAACCGACGGCGACGCGGACACGGACGAGGCGGACAGGGGCCAGGTTTCTGACGACGCCGGTGACGGGCCAACTGACCTCGACCAGCTGATCTCCGCGCTGGCACTCGACGCCGCGGAAGCTGGCGAGAAGGGCGAGGACCTGTTCGACGAGCTACGTAAACTCCGGGAGGAACGTAGCGGCCCGAAGCGTGCCGAAAAAGCCCGCAAGCTCATCGAGAAGACCGGCTCGTGGATGGTCGACGGGGAACTCGACAATCAGACGGGCCGCACGGCGGTGACCGTCTTGGAATTCGAGAGCCGGCCTGACGACCCCGCGCTAGCGGACATCAGCAACCTGCATGCCGAAGTCGCCGTCGACATGGGCCGCTGGGGTGACAAGGCGGACAACCTCGTGTCCAAGCTCGATGACGTGCTGGAGACACGCAATGCCCGCCAGCGTTCGGAGGAGGCCGAAGATCTGCTCGACGATCTCGCCAAGTGGATCGCCGACGACGAGATCGACGCCGAGCTCGGCCAGCACGCCAGAGCCGTCCTCCGCGCCGCCCGCTCGTCTTGA
- the groES gene encoding co-chaperone GroES, translating to MSVSIKPLEDRIVVKPLEAEQTTASGLVIPDTAKEKPQEGEVVAVGEGRWDEAGSKRIPVDVKVGDVVLYSKYGGTEVKYGGDELLILSGRDVLAVVNK from the coding sequence GTGTCGGTCTCCATCAAGCCACTCGAGGATCGCATCGTGGTCAAGCCGCTTGAGGCTGAGCAGACCACTGCATCCGGACTCGTTATCCCAGACACCGCCAAGGAGAAGCCCCAAGAGGGCGAGGTCGTCGCCGTCGGTGAAGGCCGGTGGGACGAAGCCGGTTCCAAGCGGATCCCCGTCGACGTCAAGGTCGGCGATGTCGTTCTGTACTCGAAGTACGGCGGCACCGAGGTCAAGTACGGCGGCGACGAGCTGCTCATTCTGTCCGGCCGCGACGTGCTCGCCGTCGTCAACAAGTGA
- a CDS encoding DUF2891 domain-containing protein, with translation MTDDPRSEFLHRHAREYAETALRCVIREYPHAPIVIATEPGPYRQHRRQHPAFYGSFDWHSAVEMHWVLARLLRLVPDQVPGDTARNVLDDHLSSASLHAEAEFFASGPGRNRERPYGWGWLLTLAHELNTWPEEGLRWAAAVEPLAGTLVGNILAWLPGQAYPVRHGTHQNSAFGLLRSFDHAQWLAGRGDDQLLTAIDDAARRWYLADTDYPAHYEPSGTDFLSPALAEAELMSRVLPAAEFADWFGRFLPGAAAGELPARFEPVVVPDTTDGHLAHLAGLNLSRAWSMVAVADALEAVPASDPSASVDGMGVSGATPAGDRADSAPAALRDLAARHAEVSLPFVVGGDYMVEHWLAAFALGYLTA, from the coding sequence ATGACGGACGACCCGCGTTCGGAGTTCCTCCATCGTCATGCGCGTGAATACGCCGAAACAGCCCTGCGGTGTGTGATCCGTGAGTATCCGCATGCGCCTATCGTCATCGCCACCGAGCCCGGGCCATACCGTCAGCACCGCCGACAGCACCCCGCGTTCTACGGCTCGTTCGACTGGCACTCGGCCGTCGAGATGCACTGGGTGCTGGCCCGTTTGCTGCGGCTCGTCCCAGATCAGGTCCCGGGTGACACGGCCCGCAATGTCCTCGACGATCACCTGAGCTCGGCGAGCCTGCACGCCGAGGCCGAGTTCTTCGCATCAGGCCCCGGCCGGAACCGGGAACGGCCGTATGGCTGGGGGTGGCTCCTGACGCTCGCCCATGAACTGAACACCTGGCCCGAGGAAGGTTTGCGCTGGGCCGCTGCCGTGGAGCCGCTCGCCGGGACGCTCGTCGGCAACATACTGGCGTGGCTGCCTGGCCAGGCCTACCCGGTGCGGCACGGCACACATCAGAACAGTGCCTTCGGATTGCTGCGCTCTTTCGACCACGCCCAATGGCTGGCTGGCCGCGGGGACGACCAGCTGCTCACCGCCATCGACGATGCCGCGCGGCGCTGGTATCTGGCCGACACCGATTACCCGGCGCATTACGAGCCGTCCGGCACCGATTTCCTCTCACCGGCGCTGGCCGAGGCCGAGCTCATGAGCCGGGTGCTGCCGGCGGCGGAATTCGCCGATTGGTTCGGCCGGTTCCTGCCGGGCGCCGCCGCTGGTGAGCTCCCGGCCAGGTTCGAACCCGTGGTGGTGCCCGACACCACGGACGGTCACCTGGCGCATCTGGCCGGGCTCAACTTGAGCCGCGCCTGGTCGATGGTCGCCGTCGCCGACGCGCTCGAGGCGGTGCCGGCCAGTGATCCGTCCGCCAGCGTTGATGGCATGGGAGTCTCGGGCGCCACGCCTGCTGGAGACCGCGCCGATTCCGCTCCGGCGGCGTTACGGGATTTGGCCGCTCGCCACGCCGAGGTGTCGCTGCCCTTCGTCGTCGGCGGGGACTACATGGTCGAGCACTGGCTCGCCGCCTTCGCGCTCGGCTACCTCACCGCCTGA
- a CDS encoding serine/threonine-protein kinase, translating into MAVLADRYELGEPLGAGGMARVVTAYDHVLHRDVAVKLIHDAYAGDPTSRERMLREARAAAGLQHPNTVSVFDAGEADGRPFIVMERVIGRSLAHRLHDEGALSVADTISIADAVLSALGAAHSRGLVHRDVKPSNILLPDSGGVKLADFGIAKALAETSAGLTSTGQLLGTPRYLSPEQVAGRPASPASDLYALGVVLYECLTGEPPFKAETPLAEALAHQREPVPAIAQSAPHAPAALARTLERALAKEPSDRFTDADAMRRALHDPAATLPPPPAASTSAATALLAPRAATTEGPTQVMGANPPAPPETAAMAANPPAPPGTKATTAMATTEPTAATEAMAEHTAATHVLTSSTAVVPPAAGAQTRLLGEGDSGADDTAEEPAHAESPDGNRSKRRWLVIAAVAAVAVLLVVVLVIANRGGDPEGPTDPPPADNGGDPAEEDPQDNPGNNQDDGGQPGGGRDEPRDSDNQQPGDDTDEPRDSDNQQPGDDTEEPRDPDEDDPPDDPDEEEPGEEEDDATGDQDDGEAEEDEGDPEPEDPEPPEDESNDPDDAESDGSADDPAAGAPAS; encoded by the coding sequence ATGGCTGTGCTGGCTGATCGCTACGAACTCGGAGAGCCCCTGGGTGCCGGCGGGATGGCCCGAGTGGTCACCGCCTACGACCACGTGCTGCACCGCGACGTGGCCGTCAAACTGATCCACGACGCCTACGCCGGCGATCCCACGAGCCGCGAACGCATGCTACGCGAAGCCCGGGCGGCGGCTGGGCTGCAACATCCGAACACCGTGTCCGTTTTCGACGCCGGCGAAGCCGACGGCCGGCCGTTCATCGTGATGGAGCGCGTCATCGGGCGCAGCCTGGCCCACCGGCTCCACGACGAAGGCGCCCTCTCGGTGGCCGACACGATCTCGATCGCCGACGCGGTGTTGTCCGCGCTCGGCGCCGCTCATTCCCGTGGCTTGGTGCACCGCGACGTCAAACCCTCCAATATCCTGCTGCCGGACTCCGGCGGTGTGAAACTAGCGGACTTCGGTATCGCGAAGGCGCTTGCCGAGACCAGCGCGGGACTGACCAGCACCGGCCAGCTACTCGGAACCCCCCGGTACCTCTCGCCGGAACAAGTCGCGGGGCGCCCGGCCAGCCCAGCCAGCGACCTCTACGCCCTCGGGGTCGTGCTGTACGAATGCCTGACCGGTGAACCACCGTTCAAAGCCGAGACCCCGCTCGCCGAAGCCCTCGCCCACCAGCGCGAACCCGTGCCGGCCATCGCTCAGTCCGCACCACACGCCCCTGCCGCACTCGCTCGCACACTGGAACGGGCCTTGGCGAAGGAGCCCTCGGACCGATTCACCGACGCGGACGCCATGCGCCGCGCACTACACGACCCCGCGGCCACCCTGCCCCCGCCGCCTGCCGCGTCAACGTCGGCGGCTACTGCTCTGCTCGCACCCCGGGCCGCCACCACCGAGGGCCCGACGCAGGTCATGGGCGCAAACCCACCCGCACCACCGGAGACCGCGGCGATGGCGGCGAACCCACCTGCGCCGCCGGGCACTAAGGCGACCACGGCCATGGCCACGACCGAGCCGACCGCCGCGACCGAAGCGATGGCCGAGCACACCGCGGCTACGCACGTACTAACGTCGTCCACCGCCGTCGTCCCGCCGGCCGCCGGCGCGCAGACCCGCCTGCTGGGAGAAGGCGACTCTGGTGCGGACGACACCGCGGAAGAGCCCGCGCACGCCGAGTCACCGGACGGCAACCGATCGAAACGTCGCTGGCTCGTGATCGCCGCGGTAGCCGCCGTCGCCGTGCTGCTTGTCGTGGTACTTGTCATCGCCAACCGCGGCGGTGATCCCGAGGGTCCCACCGATCCGCCGCCCGCTGACAACGGCGGAGACCCTGCCGAGGAGGATCCGCAGGACAACCCTGGCAACAATCAAGACGACGGAGGCCAGCCCGGTGGCGGCCGCGACGAACCACGCGACTCCGACAACCAACAACCCGGCGACGACACCGACGAACCACGCGACTCCGACAACCAACAGCCGGGCGACGACACCGAGGAGCCGCGCGATCCCGACGAGGATGATCCGCCCGACGACCCGGACGAGGAAGAGCCCGGGGAAGAAGAAGACGACGCTACCGGAGACCAGGACGACGGCGAGGCCGAGGAAGACGAGGGCGACCCGGAACCTGAGGATCCTGAGCCACCCGAGGATGAATCGAACGATCCGGATGACGCCGAGAGCGACGGCTCCGCGGACGACCCAGCCGCCGGGGCACCCGCTAGCTAG
- a CDS encoding M28 family metallopeptidase translates to MRLSSLCLLVAAAAVLTACDGDDPGSAPAPRDTITPTPAQPTVPERPTQPAPTATVEPVPEPVEFDTDAAFEFIEHLADGIGPREASSDAFHEAAADVEDEFTELGYEVTQVPVPVPAGDSWGVAVPEGESANVIADPAGFEPTEAHIIIGAHLDTVPQAPGAEDNASGVAVMLELARMAAAEPPGTPVRFIAFGAEEPRGPGDDLHHFGSQQYVADMPSAEQDALVAMVSLDRVGVAADQVPICTGGTGTTSVMDALIEAADVAGVAAQTCENRASDHWSFEKADLPSARLGSVPYAGYHSPDDVPSVVDTDQLDKVGQIMWSWLAGL, encoded by the coding sequence GCGACGGCGACGATCCCGGCTCCGCACCCGCGCCCCGAGACACCATCACTCCGACGCCGGCGCAGCCAACCGTGCCGGAGCGTCCAACGCAGCCGGCACCCACGGCAACAGTCGAGCCCGTCCCAGAGCCAGTTGAGTTCGATACCGACGCCGCCTTCGAGTTCATCGAGCATCTCGCCGACGGCATCGGGCCACGCGAGGCCTCGTCGGACGCCTTCCACGAAGCTGCCGCGGACGTCGAGGACGAATTCACTGAACTCGGCTACGAGGTCACCCAGGTGCCCGTACCTGTGCCGGCGGGAGACTCGTGGGGTGTGGCAGTCCCCGAGGGCGAGTCCGCGAATGTCATCGCCGACCCGGCCGGCTTCGAACCCACCGAGGCCCACATCATCATCGGCGCACACCTCGACACCGTGCCGCAGGCGCCCGGCGCCGAAGACAACGCCTCCGGGGTGGCCGTCATGCTCGAACTGGCCCGGATGGCCGCGGCCGAGCCACCCGGAACTCCGGTCCGGTTCATCGCCTTCGGCGCTGAAGAACCTCGTGGTCCAGGCGACGACCTCCATCACTTCGGCTCGCAGCAGTACGTCGCGGACATGCCGTCCGCGGAGCAGGATGCGCTGGTGGCGATGGTCTCCCTGGACCGGGTGGGCGTGGCCGCGGACCAGGTACCTATCTGCACCGGCGGCACCGGGACGACATCGGTCATGGACGCGTTGATCGAAGCAGCCGACGTCGCCGGCGTGGCAGCGCAGACCTGTGAGAACCGGGCCAGCGACCATTGGTCGTTCGAGAAGGCCGACCTGCCGTCGGCCCGGCTCGGCAGCGTTCCCTACGCCGGGTATCACTCGCCCGACGACGTGCCATCGGTCGTCGATACTGATCAGCTGGACAAGGTCGGCCAGATCATGTGGTCCTGGTTGGCCGGGCTCTGA
- the groL gene encoding chaperonin GroEL (60 kDa chaperone family; promotes refolding of misfolded polypeptides especially under stressful conditions; forms two stacked rings of heptamers to form a barrel-shaped 14mer; ends can be capped by GroES; misfolded proteins enter the barrel where they are refolded when GroES binds), with translation MPKILEFDESARRSLERGVDALANTVKVTLGPRGRNVVIDKKYGSPTITNDGVTIAREIELDDPYEDLGAQLAKEVATKTNDIAGDGTTTATVLAQAMVHRGLRAVAAGAGPMSIKRGIDAAVEAVTDHLLASAKPVDEKSSIADVAANSAQDHAIGQLIAEAFDKVGKDGVITVDESQTFGTELEFTEGMQFDKGFLSPHFVTDQERQETILEDVYILITQGKISAVSDMVQLLEKVIQSGKPLLIVAEDVEGEALATLVVNKIRGTFNSVAVKAPGFGDRRKAILQDLATLTGAQVVAEEVGLKLDQVGLEVLGTARRVVVTKDETTVVDGGGSHADVEARVAQIRAEIENSDSDWDREKLQERLAKLAGGVGVIRVGAATEVELKERKHRIEDAVSATRAAIEEGIVAGGGSALVHARASLEGDLGLTGDEKVGVSIVRDALSEPLRWIAENAGENGYVIVSKVAEGTPGHGFNAVSGKYGDVLLDGVLDPVKVTRSAVANAASIAAMLLTTDVLVVDKPEEEEPASGHGHGHGHGH, from the coding sequence ATGCCCAAGATTCTCGAGTTCGACGAGAGCGCCCGCCGCAGTCTTGAACGCGGTGTCGACGCTCTCGCGAACACCGTCAAGGTGACGCTCGGCCCGCGAGGCCGCAATGTCGTCATCGACAAGAAGTACGGCTCGCCCACGATCACCAACGACGGCGTCACCATCGCCCGTGAGATCGAGCTGGACGACCCCTACGAAGACCTCGGCGCGCAGCTTGCCAAAGAGGTCGCCACCAAGACCAACGACATCGCCGGTGACGGCACCACCACCGCTACCGTGCTTGCCCAGGCCATGGTGCATCGCGGGTTGCGGGCGGTTGCTGCTGGCGCTGGACCGATGTCCATCAAGCGCGGCATCGACGCGGCTGTCGAGGCGGTCACCGACCACCTGCTGGCAAGCGCCAAGCCGGTGGACGAGAAGTCGTCCATCGCCGACGTCGCGGCCAACTCCGCCCAGGATCACGCCATCGGCCAGCTCATCGCCGAGGCGTTCGACAAGGTCGGCAAAGACGGTGTCATCACCGTCGACGAGTCGCAGACCTTCGGTACCGAGCTTGAGTTCACCGAGGGTATGCAGTTCGACAAGGGTTTCCTGAGCCCGCATTTCGTCACCGACCAGGAACGCCAGGAGACCATCCTGGAGGATGTCTACATCCTCATCACCCAGGGCAAGATCTCCGCTGTCTCCGATATGGTGCAGCTGCTGGAAAAGGTCATCCAGAGCGGCAAGCCGCTGCTGATCGTCGCCGAGGACGTCGAGGGCGAGGCCCTGGCCACGCTCGTCGTCAACAAGATCCGCGGCACGTTCAACTCGGTTGCCGTCAAGGCGCCCGGCTTCGGTGACCGCCGCAAGGCCATCCTGCAGGACCTGGCCACTCTGACGGGTGCGCAGGTCGTCGCCGAAGAGGTCGGTCTCAAGCTCGACCAGGTAGGCCTCGAGGTGCTCGGGACCGCCCGGCGCGTCGTCGTCACCAAGGACGAGACCACCGTCGTCGACGGCGGCGGATCGCACGCCGACGTCGAGGCCCGGGTCGCCCAGATCCGCGCGGAGATCGAGAACAGCGACTCCGACTGGGACCGCGAGAAGCTGCAGGAGCGCCTGGCCAAGCTGGCCGGTGGCGTCGGTGTCATCCGGGTTGGTGCGGCCACCGAGGTGGAGCTCAAGGAGCGCAAGCACCGGATCGAGGACGCTGTCTCGGCCACCCGCGCGGCGATCGAGGAAGGCATCGTGGCCGGCGGCGGTTCTGCGCTGGTGCACGCCCGGGCGTCGCTCGAGGGCGACCTCGGACTGACCGGCGACGAGAAGGTCGGCGTCAGCATCGTCCGGGACGCGCTGTCCGAGCCGTTGCGCTGGATCGCGGAGAACGCCGGCGAGAACGGTTACGTCATCGTGTCGAAGGTGGCAGAAGGCACCCCCGGCCACGGCTTCAACGCGGTGAGCGGCAAGTACGGCGACGTGCTGCTCGACGGTGTGCTGGACCCGGTGAAGGTCACCCGCTCTGCCGTCGCGAACGCGGCGTCCATCGCGGCGATGCTTCTCACCACGGACGTGCTCGTCGTCGACAAGCCGGAGGAAGAAGAGCCGGCAAGTGGCCACGGTCACGGCCACGGACACGGCCACTGA
- a CDS encoding CapA family protein, giving the protein MQVLSRARLLAVLVVFSWIAGCSGDDDASGTDPTPAVPIPTTPGADASPPPASPTPDRSPEPPRDSPTQEPHQTPRGPVTLAFAGDIHFEGHLESLLDDPDTALAPLAPVLAAADLAMVNLESAVGTGGSPEPKRFTFQAPPTAFDALAAAGVDVVTMANNHAMDFGSDGFAETLAAASEAAEADDPLSVIGIGADRDDAFAPAIHEIRGNRVAVLGASTPDDPTADPTEHWAAGDDEPGVAIALDPDPLLDAVTAARDEADVVVVYMHWGVQGERCPSDSQRTLATQLATAGADVVVGSHTHRLQGAGLLDETYVAYGLGNTVWYTQSSEAASATGVLTLTVHDGRVIDENWDPARIGDDGLPEFTEGAEARDMTSDFAELRECTDLDPGARL; this is encoded by the coding sequence ATGCAGGTGTTGAGCCGCGCCAGGCTGCTTGCGGTTCTGGTCGTCTTCTCGTGGATCGCCGGTTGTTCCGGCGACGACGACGCCTCGGGCACTGATCCGACCCCCGCCGTCCCGATCCCCACGACGCCCGGCGCCGACGCTTCGCCACCGCCGGCGTCGCCGACGCCAGACCGTTCACCGGAACCACCCCGTGACTCACCAACGCAGGAACCGCACCAAACCCCCCGCGGGCCGGTGACGCTCGCCTTCGCGGGAGACATCCATTTCGAGGGTCACCTCGAGTCGTTGCTCGACGACCCGGACACCGCCCTCGCGCCACTGGCTCCCGTGCTGGCGGCGGCGGACCTGGCGATGGTCAACCTCGAGTCCGCGGTCGGGACCGGTGGTTCCCCGGAGCCCAAGAGGTTTACCTTCCAGGCGCCGCCGACGGCGTTCGACGCGCTGGCCGCTGCCGGTGTCGATGTCGTGACCATGGCCAACAACCACGCGATGGACTTCGGTTCCGACGGGTTCGCCGAGACACTGGCGGCCGCGTCGGAGGCTGCTGAGGCCGACGACCCCTTGTCCGTGATCGGCATCGGCGCCGACCGCGACGACGCGTTCGCTCCAGCCATCCACGAGATCCGCGGCAACCGGGTCGCCGTGCTGGGGGCGTCCACGCCGGACGACCCGACCGCCGATCCCACCGAGCACTGGGCGGCCGGCGACGACGAGCCGGGTGTCGCGATCGCGCTGGACCCGGACCCGCTGCTGGACGCGGTCACTGCGGCTCGTGACGAGGCCGACGTAGTTGTCGTCTACATGCACTGGGGTGTGCAAGGCGAGCGCTGCCCGAGCGATTCCCAGCGCACCCTGGCCACGCAGCTCGCGACGGCCGGTGCGGACGTCGTCGTCGGAAGCCACACACACCGGCTTCAAGGCGCAGGACTGCTCGACGAGACCTACGTGGCTTACGGCCTCGGCAACACCGTCTGGTACACGCAGAGCTCGGAAGCCGCCAGCGCAACCGGTGTGCTGACCCTCACGGTGCACGACGGTCGGGTGATCGACGAGAACTGGGATCCGGCCCGGATCGGCGACGACGGCCTGCCCGAGTTCACCGAGGGGGCCGAAGCGCGGGACATGACCAGTGACTTCGCCGAACTCCGGGAATGCACCGACCTGGACCCCGGTGCGCGACTCTGA
- a CDS encoding TIGR03557 family F420-dependent LLM class oxidoreductase: MTDTTARVGYAAMLERFPPAEVVDLAVEAEAAGFDGVMADDHFQPWTPRQGQAGFVWNVMTAMAERTSGSVGVGATCPSFRWHPAVVAQAAATLESMYPGRHWLGIGSGEAISEHVVGGYWPEAPQRIARMFEAIEIIQKLFTGRDVRHDGRFFTLERTRLWTRPEAPPAVYVATSGPVTARRAGAMCDGIITVATSPEKVASLFGKFDEGARSVGKDPASMAKILQVHLSWAPDADEAAAQAVREWPNGAMRFSKADIRSPHDIDQMARLVRPEDFDGQLLISADPDEHRRDIQSYLDVGATHVYLHNVGADQKGWIKVFGREVLPRLTP, from the coding sequence ATGACAGACACCACGGCGCGCGTCGGGTATGCGGCCATGCTGGAGCGATTCCCGCCGGCCGAGGTTGTCGACCTGGCGGTCGAAGCGGAGGCAGCTGGATTCGACGGCGTCATGGCCGATGATCATTTCCAGCCTTGGACGCCGCGCCAAGGCCAGGCCGGCTTCGTATGGAACGTCATGACGGCTATGGCGGAGCGCACGAGCGGTTCGGTCGGCGTCGGCGCCACCTGCCCGTCGTTCCGCTGGCACCCTGCCGTCGTCGCGCAGGCGGCGGCGACGCTCGAGTCGATGTATCCGGGCCGGCACTGGCTGGGGATCGGCTCCGGCGAGGCCATCAGTGAACACGTCGTGGGCGGCTACTGGCCAGAAGCGCCGCAGCGCATCGCCCGGATGTTCGAGGCCATCGAGATCATTCAGAAGCTGTTCACCGGGCGTGACGTCCGGCACGACGGCCGCTTCTTCACCCTCGAACGGACCCGCCTCTGGACCCGCCCCGAAGCGCCTCCGGCTGTCTACGTCGCCACCTCCGGGCCCGTCACTGCTCGCCGGGCCGGAGCGATGTGTGACGGCATCATCACCGTCGCGACCAGCCCGGAGAAGGTCGCCTCGCTGTTCGGGAAGTTCGACGAAGGTGCCCGGTCCGTGGGAAAGGATCCGGCTTCGATGGCGAAGATCCTCCAGGTGCATCTCTCCTGGGCGCCGGATGCCGACGAGGCCGCCGCTCAAGCCGTGCGCGAGTGGCCGAACGGCGCCATGCGTTTCTCCAAGGCCGACATCCGCTCGCCGCACGACATTGACCAGATGGCCAGACTGGTGCGGCCGGAGGACTTCGACGGGCAACTGTTGATCTCGGCCGACCCGGACGAGCACCGCCGGGACATCCAGAGTTACCTCGACGTCGGCGCTACCCATGTCTATCTGCACAATGTGGGCGCTGACCAGAAGGGCTGGATCAAGGTGTTCGGCCGCGAGGTCCTGCCCCGTCTGACCCCATGA